The DNA region AAGAAGCTCCATCTTCCCCATTATTACACGACAAAGGACCAAGTGTCGAACACCATTTTCATCAGTATCATAATAGCGAGCACTATAAATATGGAACAAAAATTAGTATTAGTTTACAAAAGAtcatgttattttaaaaaattgatcaTATAAAAACTAACCTGGCATAAGGGCAAGTAACAGCTGCAAGATGAACACCAATTCCGTATGAGCATTTGGTTGCACGTAGTGGACAATGCCCAAGCCCATACTCCATCATTTTAGATAATTCTCCTTTATTAAAAGGAAGCCAAGCATATCGAACATTAGCATCCCCATGTAATTCTTTTATAATCTTAGCTTGCATCCGGAATAGCTCAAATCGCGCAGGCATTGATGAACCTGAGCAGCGGTATGTCTCAACTATCTCAAAATCAGTACTGCCAAAACTACTCATTCCATTACGAAACAACTCTTGTACATAATGTAGATCTATTTTTTCATGTACACATTCAGCACAAGAAGCAAAAAGTAACTCTTGATTTTTCTCAAAAGCTTCACCAACATAGTCACAAtccattttatttttcctatttCCAACTTTCACTCGAGTATACTTAACTAAAGCATTGGGCTCCCCAAACTCACTCAAGTTGGATTCAGTAACCCCCTTCACTTTGATTTGAATGTATAATTTCATACCCTCATATTTGCATAAATTATAGGATTCTTCAtccgaagtagcatatacttcAGGGAAAAAGCATTTGccttcctcatcaatccaaGCAATGGGTTGTTGGAGACTAGTTCTCAAGTCCACCTGACACGTGTAAAAAATCTAGCATAAGATCTTGGTCATTTAACTTTATTTCCACAATTGcctttttcatttcaaaatcTTTGTTAACCAAGTCAACAACATATTCTGGGTATTCCAACCATTCACCATTATTGTAGCACATCATACTCTCAAGTCTTCCACTTCTCTTATAGTTTAAATAATACCTAAGATAGGATTTTCGACTCAAGTTTTTGACATCGCTACTTGGTGTTATTGCAAAAGGTGGTTGTTGAAATATCGTTGGTCGCAAAGCTCCCTTAAGATGTGCAGCACATTGGGTAGCTGGACTTTTCTTCAGTGCAGTTTTAGCTTCCATTTATGTGTACTAGATTGATATCTATAAACACATACAATTATAAAATGTCAGGCGCAACAATCAAATAGAACCGTAGACCTAGAGAAGGTTAAAGAACATTGTGGCAGTGATGGTGAATTCAAAGAGATCGAGAATATTTTATAGTCCCTAGATACTTAAACTTTTTAGAACATTGGACTAATATATATGATCATGTATAAAGTTGACACTATAGGTAAGACCGTAAGaggatttaattaataaaataatttcttgTATCACAAACCGAGTAATCTGAAGCATTTACACTGACAAAATATTTCAAAAGCACATCTCAAAAACaatttgataaaacaaaatttacaaCTTGTAAAATAAACAAACTGATGAGTATTCAATATCATGCCATTAGTATGTTAGCTTTAAATTTTAAAGACTTAAATAAGAAGAATTTcaatcaaaattaaaagataatgtcatttaatttcatttttagtaAATTTCGTGCATCAAACATTTTTAACTATTTAATACTATTTGGTCTTCATGAGGCCAAATATAACAAAACCCCAAGAAAATACAAGTTGGAGGATATGAAAAATTGATAACACCAAAGACATATATACAGTATATTTCTTAACTGATTGTTTGTTTGTGCAGAATAATAAGGGAggaaaagagagggagagaaaccGATCGAAAAATTAGTTTCTTCCATTTGTTTGAGTAGCGTAACCCACCAATTTTTTTCGTCCCTAACATGAAAAGAAAATTGCTTGAGAAagcaaatttttttaaaacaaatatgCCCTTAATTATTTCAGTCTACGTGAACACTTATTTTGACTGGTATTAAAATGATGAAAGTTATTATATATCTATCGATTTCCCCATTTCTTCACCCTTTTCCATCCAAGCTAGATCCAACCAAGAAAACAGAAGTAAAGCTCTcaaatttctttctttccttttctatCTAACTAgatcatataaaaaaatttcttcctttcttttctttcttataATTTCGCAATTAatgtttcaaaaacaaaaaaataataataataataatacaggTCTATATATAGTTAGTTCTTTTGAGCCTTATTATTACTAGATTAGATTTCATGAGAAGAACAAAtccaaacaagaaaaaaaaacccaaatatATAGTTGTTTAATTGCAATTTTAGAAAAGacttaattgcagttttgctCCCTCATCACACTCACAAATTTACGGTTATTTTCatgaaaaataaagaataatTTACCCTTTCTATCATCATTGAAAATAAAGGCCAAggaaaactgaatttttttctcAAGTAGTTCAGTTAATGCTTGTATCTAAAGATTGAAGCACCAACGACACAATTCAAGcataagaaaaaatattaaaaaatttgatAAACTAGAGAAAGGGCACTAAATTGTCAAAAAATACACAAGAAGAAACCAGCAGTATTGTTGGTGTTCACTCTATACAAGTCGTGCCCAAAAACAGGTACACTCATTataatggaattttttttttgaaaaaaataagttTTGTATAGTTTAATAAACCAGGTTTTTTTTGAACGTTAATAAACAAGGTTGTATCAATAACCGAACTGATCCAAACTACACTATGATAATCAACCCCGACCAAatgatgaaaaaaaagaaaaaatgggttCAAATTCAGAGAACAACATAAAATGACCTCTATATATTGAAATCAATCTCTAACTAGACAAATAAAACAAACATTAAAGTTTTGCAAAACATAAGAAGTCACTCAAATTTCGAATGAGAAATGCATGGaatgaaaaaaaactaaagaGAGAAGGCTTAAAACTCTACCTGCCTCAAAGCACAGAATACAACCCACAGAATGAACCTAATAAAACCTTTACCGCTGATTATCTCTCTTTTACTAAATGCTTTAAAATGTGTGTCGAATAAGAGGGTAGAGAGCCCTATTTATACAAaaaatgggggggggggggggatatgGTAGAATTTGGTGGATATGGAAGCAACGAGACTACAAAGTAAGATGGTTGATGGCGGGTTTTTTTCCCCTCTATGGCTCTGCTAGTCTTCCCCTTTATCACTTTTCCAAGAAAACCTAACCCTATGCGAAATCATCACATGGAGTTTGATGTAGTTACCATGAACTTCAATAACATACATCACACCTTTTTTTTGTGAGGGAAATAACATACATCACACCTTAACACTCTGTTTGTTTTAATGGAAAAGTGCAGAAAGGAATAAGGCtggaaaggaaaaggaaaggaaaaaggaATCTTTGTCTATTTGGAACAGGCTGGAAAAGGAAAGGGAGATGAAATTGGATGGTGAATAGTACCAAATTATTTTCCGCGCATCTTTGCCGTGAAAACGAAAAAGGGAACGTCATTTTGTTAAAAAGACAATAAAAGCCTTTAAATTTTATGCAACACATCACTTGCCACTGAAGAATTAGAGCTATGACTCTCTCCTATTGTATTATCCATATGCAGCTTTTACTACTTATTCAATATTGTCGGTGTTATTCAATTATTTAATCCTAATAAATAAGTCATCATAAATAATTAACGTTATCAAATGTCCTATTAAACCATATGTTATATCTATAATGCAAACCGTTTAAAAAAAAACGCAACCAATGTTTTATTTAATCATAATTTAAATTTGTATATAAACAACAAtagtttaataatttaattttttttatcaaagaaacaattattaaattttaaaaagttaaaattttttGATAATCAGTTaaaaaagttatatatatatatatataaactacaAACAAGAGGATAAAGTTGTCATTGCATAACatactcattctcatttttcttACTTTTCCATCTATTATCCTTTCCTTTTCACACAATCCAAACAACTTCAAAATCCTTTCATTTTAACTTCCTTCTACCTTCTTTCCTTTCATTTTCATTCCTCCTATTTTCACTTTACATCCAAACAGAGCGAGCTTgaacaatttcatttttttttcttaaaatggaa from Lotus japonicus ecotype B-129 chromosome 2, LjGifu_v1.2 includes:
- the LOC130736196 gene encoding inactive poly [ADP-ribose] polymerase RCD1-like, which translates into the protein MEAKTALKKSPATQCAAHLKGALRPTIFQQPPFAITPSSDVKNLSRKSYLRYYLNYKRSGRLESMMCYNNGEWLEYPEYVVDLVNKDFEMKKVDLRTSLQQPIAWIDEEGKCFFPEVYATSDEESYNLCKYEGMKLYIQIKVKGVTESNLSEFGEPNALVKYTRVKVGNRKNKMDCDYVGEAFEKNQELLFASCAECVHEKIDLHYVQELFRNGMSSFGSTDFEIVETYRCSGSSMPARFELFRMQAKIIKELHGDANVRYAWLPFNKGELSKMMEYGLGHCPLRATKCSYGIGVHLAAVTCPYASARYYDTDENGVRHLVLCRVIMGKMELLQPCTSTSTNNGQFQPNNFKYDNGVDDIQCPRNYTVWNVNINTHIYPEFVVSFKVSGDLEGHFCGNVGENNVYRANSFGVNSSSHGSGGLLQSPSIVDNGIASNGIVSIQKIPKSSWLPFSMLIAAITDKVTPSDISLINAHYEFYKAQLISRGDFVKELRLIVGDPLLRATIESFQFRIPSNGDLEGLNLNEG